A region of the Ctenopharyngodon idella isolate HZGC_01 chromosome 2, HZGC01, whole genome shotgun sequence genome:
CAGTTCCTAGAGAAAGATGGAAATTTcatatatcaaaaaaaaaaaaacacaaacacacacacacacacacacacacacacacacatacacacatacatacatacacacactctttGGTACCTGGTAGGTAGCAGTGGCATCAGTGGTGGGGTCAGAGCCAAGGTTGGTGAGCTTCTCTTTGAGTTTGTGATGAGAGCGGTGACGCAGACAGTAGACCACGCTGGACGCCAGCAACACTCCAGTGATGCAGATGATGGAAATCACAGTCAGAATCAGAAACTTCATAGACTCAGAGCGACTGTACTTGGTGGGAATCTGATTCAGTTTACTTCtctagagagaaagagaaagatgagataaaatacatttctgtcaggTGATAGAAatttgaaattgttttttttacctcaaCCTCTACCTCAAAACTTCTTATGATTTTATTAGATAAACCATTGACATGGGCTTCATTTCGCAAGTTCTTTAGAGAACTGgcgttttttaaatttctccATATATGGTTCCACTATTGTGGTGATCTGAGGAACCCCAAATGGTGcctcaattttcatttttgcagtgATTTGATTAACAatagtttttatacattatattcatacATTACAGaattgtattttattctgtttaaGTATTAACTTGGAAAGAGGTGACAATGAGATGGAAAAAAGTAGAAAGAATCTTACATCAGTGACTCCAGCCTCCACAATCTTGACTTTCGCTTCTTTCTCCAGTTCATCTTTTTGATTGACTGATATAAGAGAAGAATCAGAATCAGAGGAGATCTCATAAGTCTGAACAGAGACATTCATAAAAGAGCTTCTTGTATCTTGTATATCATGTAATTAGTTAACTCTTACTAAACTAACCTGCTACATTAGCCACATCCGTTGTAGTGATGTTCTGAGCATTTGGACGGACCTGAAATGTCACAGCTGGACTAACAACACtatacaaatacacaaacaaacacacaacaactttattttgaGGAATCATGTTGGTGTCCAAAAACACTAAATATACCCTCAGTTAGTGTTTTAAccataaaactaataaatacaattggcacatttaaaaacaaacagtcaTCCATTAAATTATTCTTAGACCCTATACCTGTCTGAACCTTAAAGTCATGATATAAAAGAGTAGCGACAGACcttttcttttgtattgtgaAATACATCCAagcagggcctaaaattaacacttgcCAAGTGCCAAACGCAAAATTGGTGTTGGTGAGTATATGAAACGGTGTCACTCGCAAGTTGGCcggtaatatttttattaattttaactaTGCATGAAAGTGAACAAACGTGAACAACGCTCAGGACAGTTGACAGGCCTGCTCTTCATCATCAAGAAAGTTTAAGCCttgaaaatttaaatattcaagagCAAGAACACGCAAAAGAGAGCTCATTTTGTTACTCGTGCACTGTGTGGAAAGTTTTGTGTGCGCACACATTCGAAGCACACCCAGAAAGCTGCGTCTCAGGCAGAGAGCAAATACTAAACAGCTCTCTTTTACATCTTCTTGCactaattcacacaaaattatgtaaaaaaaatagcgAGTTTCCTAGCAAACATActcggttatgtcttaattgaacataaacagttgagaaagtaaACGCATGTGTACAatatcagtatattagatctgtgcattcactcttaaagtgacagcagcctaatattcctgctgctgtctgtttttaatgttaatcaaacaacaaaggacaaagaaaaaatcactcactgctcttgactgaataacttttgtaactttaataaggattaattaataaggatgtttaatttatacagtgaagatatgCAGTGTTATTATAAATTTCTGTACCTTCTGCTTTTGCTTGTAATTTGactatttgttcttattttattactgactgtttacttgtctttaataatgttttaaatttatataaattaggctagtagttttagctgtAGAATTTTCACTGCTATCTGAAATTTTGGTGTCATTACGGCCTATTTTTGCAAACCAGTTTCATGAccagtaaaaaaatattaatggtCGGTACATTTTCTTAAGTCACCGGCCATTGAAAGGTGTGCCAAAAAATTAGGCCCTGCATCCaagtgaaaaagacaaaaatgtagtGCGGGGACTTGGTTCTATCCATTGGTCATTGATTGGATGAGGGCAGCTCTGAGTGGGCGGGATTTAAGAGGACTAAATAATTGGAGAAGTCTGGCATACACCAACAAAGAGAAATCTGTTGTTTCACCAGAAGATCAAGTTATggtaatttaatgaaaaattatgcagtcaaaatgtgttttttaataaaacatgaattgttcacaaaaaGAGCAAGATACATACGTAAAAATAGATATACTTTACTCAATTTCATTTCTAAGCTTACAATCTATTTTAAACCCATTGTGGCTTTCTTTTTTGCAAGTTATCCtgatttaagaaatattaataacatacATGTATCGAAgatgacacacacagacacctgtacaaacacacacaatcatgACTCACGAGAGCTCTGAGAAATCCGTCATTTGAATCTTCGCTTTATGAGCCAGCAACCCCATCAGATACAAACCCTTATCAGTGAGAAGATTCCTGttacagagagaaagacaaacttttaaatgagaTTTTGAAAAGCTGTTGATTCTggtcaaagaatcctaaaaaacttaattacttaaattattaaatatgaattatttatttacatctttCATTGGCACCTGttttcaaaatgaataataataataataaatgttacttgagcatcaaatcagcatattagaatgatttccgaaggatcatgtgacactgaagactggagtataaTGACTGCTAAAAAATTCAGGTTTGCCAGCCCaggaatattacattttaaacagaaaacagttattttaaactgtaacaatatttcacagtatatcATTTCATCCTGTATTattgatcacataaatgcaggcttggtgtGTGAATTTTCCCCAAAGATCATatgtttatatttgatattttaaacagtattgctCTTGTACTGATTGAATGCTTTGTCAATAATGTGTGAGAACAGGCCAATAAAAGACACTGAATTTAATtgagagagaaataaataaagagagagagagagagagggtctCACTCTGTGTCAGTAATAATGTATCCATAGATGTCATTTTTAGCGTTGCTCTGAACATCCAACTGAAGATCCTCTACTTTCATGTTCTTGCGATGTGGTGCCGGGTTTTCCTTTAGGCCAGAGGAGGGCGCTATAGCTGCTGCCTGCACCCAGCCCTCTACCTCCTCCACTCTCTCTATGGCCTTTTTCTGCATCCCCACCTCCCGGTGTGTTGTTCGGCTATGAACCGTCTCTACAGACACTCCCCGCCCCTTATCAACAGGCTCTGTTTCTGAGCTGGAGGTTTTATCCAGGTACTCCAGCAACTTTCCTAAAAAGCCCACGTCCTgctaaaacaagaaataaacaCAAGAGGAATGTAAATCCATCCGTGAAGGAAAATTCCATGCAtactatttgttttaaatgtatataatatttattttagtgaaATATAATTCAACATTCAGTCAGTCCCCTGCAGGAAAATGTGGTACACACTGTCAAGCTggtttttataacattaaacTAGATTGACCGAAATTTTGAATTCATGAATGGTttgaatttgattatttttttgttatttcaattttattgttatttcagtttttttctctAGGTACATTTTACTTGCTCACTGATGGCAATATTCTCTGTTAAGCTGCTAGTAAACATTTTATGCATATTATTTAAGTgtaacaacatttttaaaaaactgaatACATTTTATGCAGATTTACAGAAAAGTGGACAGAAAACGTCTTGCTTATTTGCGTAAAGTATGTTTCTGACCTTCAACTAACACTAGTACTACCTTGTTGTCCATGGTTCTCTTCTCCTCCTCTACTGTCTGTCCCTCTGAAAGAGAAACATAATGATAGTTATACATGTTTGTCTACGTATCAGTGAAGACTTGAATTTGCTTCAGATGATGTTACCTGTCACAGGCAGGATGGTTTGATCTGTCTTTTGAGTGACAGATGAACTTTCCTCATCTGCCTCCCTCTGTTTCTGAGCACTGTCTTCAGGGGTCTGATCCACTGCATAACTCTCAGGATGCTGGTCCTCATATTGCATGTCTTCTGCCTCATCCTCGGGATGCTGCTGTGTCTCCAGGTCTCTGGGCGCCTCTCCCTGACCTTCCTGCTGTTCCACCACCTGCAGAGCGTCTGCGATAAGAACAGCAAGCTTATCCAGATCTGTTGCCTTTAGACTCTTCACATCCACACTGTGTCTTCCCACGTTCTGCAGAACTTTCCAGATGAAGGATTCTGTGAGAAAGTTTTTCACATCATTTTTATGGcaaatttgaaatgaataatgacttaacCCTCTATTGCATAGaaatattaaagctgcagttcgtaagttttgcctctttgtcaccctctctgtttgaaacctgcaattgcagttatttgcagaattatcatctttatgtgggttTTGCTTCGGCTCGGCTCCTccgcgcggatgaatctaatgtttgctgtcagtcaccacatcggcgtggatactgtacttcggaatcacagattctacatcttggaagtatgaccaaaataagaattttcactggaaaatgtcatctgaacaacaTGTCTGCAAGAAACATGTTAGCCATCTTTGTTCTgaataactgagaaaaaaagcattacaataaatcgcgctcccaatggtgattaaatctaacaatcaCTTAGCTTGCATCatgtcaaaccatgcaaattattattattgatatactttgttcttaaattgttaatgttaacaacatcagcattgcatacgtgtatttagtgtgtattggcgttacctgtagatttcaatttctgtagccactccgcagtctgaagtcttttgcttttgactgatgattgtcatttggacctttctggattacaattcgccatcaaaatgataagtttaattattgcagctgctgtgagaaaaggctataaatgatccgtcacctgcagcatcctcacatgcgatatagcctactagctgggactccttcttaatgtaaacagacgtaatgacgcaaagccgaacgctgcatgctcgaatttcccgcggaaacccagcagtaccacccgaattaggAAACATTAtcacaagcttaccgttgtgaatcgggctaaggtaaggagatggTTATGTACTTgttcaaaaattgattttggatcatttttaaccaaaaaaagttacagactgcagctttaaagaactgttaaaaaatgttttaataaattttctTGCATAAAATGGACCTCATTACTTAAATTAAGAaactgtataaaaataatatagataaaaatatatattttgtaatactTGACAGGCTGACAGACTTGGGTCACTGTCTACTGTTGTTGTATTGAAATTCTGTTAAACATCTCGTTTTGCATTTCACagaaagccatacaggtttTAGATGAcacaagtaaatgatgacagaaaagGTGAACAGGTGCAAGAAGGAAGAGAAGATAACATCATACCATCCACGGGTGTAAGAGAGTCACTGGCAGAAGATTTTGTTGATCCATCTTTTAAGAAGAGCCTATCCGCTCTGGATCTTCCCCCCAGATCAGGCTGAGGCGGTTTGTTCTTGGAAAGATACTTCTGAAGAGCGGCCGTGAGCAGGTCTAAACCCTCTTCCTGCTGGGGAGCTTGTGCCGCATCGCTCTGGTATTGGCTGAGGTCGGGGTAAGACTTTGATTGATAGGGCACCTCTGGAATGAACTCAGGAGGGGAGGAGTCAGTCGCAGGGCGTGCTTCTCCAGGGCGATAATACTGAAGCTCCGCCCCCTACACAGgatgaacatttaaaacagattaaaactaaaagattGGTAAATCAGATTTGCTAATGTTTATGAATATACCAAATTGTCAATTTTCCTATTCAGCCTGCcatgttaataattttgcatATTATTGGGCCTATCTAGTTCATATTCATTTCATGTTTGATTacttttatatgataaacacaCCTTACTCACCTTGTGAGATGTTTTTGGTAGCAGTCCCAGGTGCTGCAGGTATTTCAGAGTCTTCCTAACCCCAGCCTCTGATGATTTCATTCTCCTGTCACCAACAGCAGTTCCATAACCCTGCGGCCTGTCAGAATATCAAGATATAAGCCATGACTGCACAAATCCTTTTGCACTAGGGGAATTATGGGTAATTATTAAAGGTAACTGCATtttgcattctctgtaaagctgatTTGAAACTATGTATTTTGCATTGAAATATACGGTAAAAAAaaacggcagctgtggttgccagaaatttacagcaaaaatacggtagcaacattttagattttacagatttaacttaaatttacagtaacaaaacatatttcattaattcattatttcattaataatgaattaattccATTATTtcattcatgaaaaaaaaatctaatatataaaaggtgcacagtgtcattcacacaaacacaaaacactatcatggtaacacacatgaccCTAAAGTATGcgataaacattaatttaacaacattagatgtaacataaaaccctaatgtacataactgattagaaaaaactaagaagaaaaagttatttcaatgaaaatacatcaaatgtgaagtgtcacgtAGGGAATTCTGGTAATGTCAATTCatgttttttcactgtaaattattcaATGACTTGTTCTTtgtcacttccaaaaactgtaaatttaacagtattttactgtaaaattacattaaatggtTAGATCTTTTACAGTTATATAGTAAGGaaacttactgttaaccaattaacacatttttacaataacatttttacagtatttttaaatgtgaattgaattgaaaaaacTGTTGCTAACTGTTGCTAGCCAGAGGAATATTTTTATCCAGAAGTTGCTCTTATATCCGTTATGTAAATGCCTTAAATGAAATGAGAATAGATATAAAGCTATAATATTAAAGTGGTGAGTATAGTAGATAATTTAGTTTAGGAAGtttttgataagaaatgttCGAGTTCATATTATAGTCTCTGACTTTTAATTGCAAACAGGTATTatggcaaatctgagcacagtgtgtgaGATTATTGATCTTTTACAACTATATGGGAGACAAATgtgagttatttatttatttatttatttattttgcagggGAAAAAATCTAAAAACTTGGAGACTTaagcaaaagtctccatttgatttcttttgagatattaaagtcaccataaaatcaaaatttaccaTTTCTATTTTTCATGGAATATTGCagagtttattataaatgatttatccgttgcacatcattatatatatatattttaaaatccatATGctcttgtaatctttaatcacaaACATTAACATTCCCCTCATCTCTTTTCTGATGACGTATCCACTGGCATAAAGGTGGGACAATAATCCCTCTCGTCCAGCAGCCtgtcacatgagatcacagcaattaGCAAACAACAACGATCCAATTAATTCCCAATGGACTAAATCAAGTCCTGCAGCCCGTCCTGCGTTATTTCTcatttgagaagccgtttcacttcgatagcaataggaaagaaaagacgTTTGCAATTTTCATTTAATGCCGAATTTAATAAAAGATCCTATTTGcgatttttctttcctttggGTATAAGTGAACAAATTTACGGGCAAATGTTAGTGTGTTTTACCTGGGCTCTGGTAACGGAAGAGAAACTTTGCGTAGTTTGGAGAACTCGCTTGCTAAAACCTGCTGAGTGACGTCATCTTCCCAAGACAGCCCTGCAGCAACAGAATCAAAGCAGAAGATACTGACATGTGAAATAAGCTCTGGGTAAAACGCCACACACTCATCTTACATtaacatcacacacacagagcctcTGATTTGATCCTCGAATACTGAGGAGATCTAGGAGCAGCCGTATAACCATGGCGACAGTGATGTGtgcagttgctatggtgacATTATTGCACCTACCTCTGTGAGCCAGTCTCTGAAGCAGCATGCGGAATCTCTGTACCGTTGCTGGCGTGACGTCGTATGTGTAGACTTCTGTTAATGGAGCAGCCTCGCAGCGGCCGAGCATGCCATCTACAAAGAAAATCAAATCAACAGCCTCTTCAGATTGACAATTATGTGCATACtttatggtgtgtgtgtgtgtatttttagatCCATTAAGAGTCTCAGCTTATTAGAGACAGTAGCCAGGGGCAACTGAGACAGGACCAGCTGGAGTCCTCGACACCTGCTCGATAGTAAGGTCACaccatgtgtgtgtatgcacaGCAAATTACGTTCACATCTCTATTTTAAACCCgtaaggaagaaaaaaaaaatctctctgtGTAGTCAATTTGTCACTCATTACACATGCACAgaggttagccaatcataacagaggTCAATTCTATATGTAAATGAgctctgttatgattggctaacctcTGTGCGTATGTGTCTgtattaatcatttttattaatacagtAGCTAAAAAAGTCTGTTGGATTCTAAGGGTGAGAAAGAGGGAAGAGAGTAGaggtaaaatatattatttactaCTACTTACTACTTTTGGTgcaatcattttttattaaaatgttaagtgGGCTTCAAGTAAAATATCAATTGAATAATGGTCACCCTTTAGCttagggttcaattctcactattaactaactattaactacgacctttgcctcaataaactcctaattactgcttattaatagctagtaaggtagttgtaaagtttaggtattgggtaggattatgggatgtagaatatggtcatacagaataaggcattaatatgtgctttataagtactaataaacagccaatatcctagttaatagtgagaattggaccctaaactaaagtgttacctaaataattaaccataatatttatataaaaaaaaattagtctaaactatccattttaaaatattagatTATAGTCTTTTGTTTTAACTCAAGGATTACATATTGTGAAAATATTTGTGCATTGATGCCAGACTAATTAATTTGTTATGAATAATCTTATCTTATGTTTTGTGTCCATCAAGTTCCATATAAAAAGAGGAAGTAATCAAATAAGATAAGGAATAGGAATTactacatatttatttaatacatatttatttagtttatttatatacaacccgaattccggaaaagttgggacgttttttaaatttgaataaaatgaaaactaaaagactttcaaatcacgtgggccaatattttattcacaatagaacatagataacataacaaatgtttaaacggagaaattttacacttttatccactaaatgagctcatttcaaatttgatgcctgctacaggtctcaaaaaagttggcacgggggcaacaaatggctgaaaaagcaagaaattttgaaaagattcagctgggagaacatctagcaactaattaagttaattgatatcaggtctgtaacatgattagctataaaagggatgccttagagaggcagagtctctcagaagtaaagatgggcataggctctccaatctgtgaaagagtgcataaaaagattgtggaaaacaatgtttctcaatgtcaaattgcaaaggctttgcaaatcgcATCATCTACAGTCCATAACATCaccaaaagattcagagaaactggagaaatctctgtgggTAAGGGACGaggccaaagacctttattggatgcccatgatcttcgggccctcagacgacactgcatcactcatcggcatgattgtgtcaatggtattactaaatgggcccacgaatacttccagaaaccactgtcggtaaacacaatccgccgtgccatctgcagatgccaacttgtcctgtgggccaaggctcatttaaaatagactgtttcaaagtggaaaagtgttctacggtcagacgagtccaaatttgacattcttgttggaaatcacggacgccgtgtcctccgggctaaagagaagggagaccttccagcgtgttatcagcgttcagttcaaaagccagcatctctgatggtatgggggtgcataagtgcataagggtgggcagcttgcatgttttggaaggcactatgaatacTGAAAGGTACATAAAGGTTTCTAGacaacgtctatttcagggaaggccttgtgtatttcagcaggacaatgcaaaaccatatactgcagctattacaccAGCATGGCTTCGTTGTAGAAGAGTCCAgatgctgaattggcctgcctgcagtccagatctttcacctatagagaacatttggcgcatcattaaacgaaaaatatgATGACCaggaactcttcagcagctggaaacctatatcaggcaagaatgcgaccaaatttcaacaccaaaactccagaaactcataacctcgatgcccagacgtcttcacactgttttgaaaagaagaggacaccatgctacaccatggtaaacatgccccagTCCCAACTATTTTatgacctgtagcaggcatcaaatttgaaatgagcccattttgtgcataaaattgtaaaatttctcagtttaaacatttgttgtgttatctatgttctattgtgaataaaatattggctcatgtgatttgaaagtcttttagttttcattttattcaaatttaaaaaacgtcccaacttttctggaatttgggttgtatgTTTATGATAATATAAgcagtttttcatttaatttcaagacaaataattaaataccaTTATTGTGGTTTAAAATTACTTATAAAACAGATAGATctggtccttgattatgattggcTGAGTCACATTGAAGCCATTGTAAAATAccatataaacacacacctgCGACCTCATTACACACAGTTAAGAAATAAGCCCTgtgaagctgtggtttacagtgattttagAAAAGCTAAAATATGCGTTGTGCCTTACAACACCGCTTAGCTGTTCAAAATTCTAGTATATTCTAGTATATAGCACTTGAAATCTATTTCTTGAaacttgttttcattttcttatTGCTAAATTAAGAGAGAAAATAAAGACAAATCCAGAATATTTCTGGGGGGTTTTGTAATTGAAAAATTGGAAGGTTAAGAGAACAGGTCATGTATCTTTCGTCAGGCCTCACATTCTATGCTGTTCTGTTCAAACAGTAGAACTAAatgaaatatgtgtgtgtgtgtatatatatatatatatatatatatatataacaaactTGCACCAAATACGAGTAAGAAAGTAGGTTaagtctgattggctgatgctgCCTGAACATGTGAATGTGTATAATTTCATTCATATTACCCTCTCATTGACGGCAATGAAGTGTGGGAATATATCGTgccaaaaaaaactattaactTTCAACCCATGTGGAGGACAATTCAGAATAGTTGCTAAGCAACACAATAAGTATATTAAACACAGCATGTGTGTTTGTTAggtgtgtttgtgagagtctGTATTTGTTGTGACATACCCAAAGagttaaaatgcattgtatTCATAATGATgatagacacacaaacacacagctgcCGAATTCAGATGAAAAAAAGAGAGTGCTTGATCGAACGGCATGAGATCTACAGAGACTACAGGTCCTGTGTGTGTGGCTGACTCACCGTTAAGACAGACTTCATAGTTCAGACACAGACCCTCCTCAAATAGGCAGcctgacagagagaaagagaatttTAAGAATTAGAAATAAAGggctgttcacaccaagaatgatgaTTATAATGATAACAATCAGTCTTAACATTTattctaattctatgagaacAGCTATAACGAAAGaaacaatattgttggaataacattaaaaaaaaaaaaaaacactgacatccaatcagaatccacctgactttaaagagcttgagcatttaaatcTAGTGTTGGTGTGGATGATAATATAGTTATGCTTATAGTTATCTTTTATAGATCATTCTTGATGTGAATGGGGCTTAAAAAGTATTCAgttttacttttacatttttttgagaATGTGGCAAGCACGGTGGGGCCGAGAACCATGGGAACGGAGTGAGGCCAGTGGTGCGAGTGTTAATAAATATCCCCTGCGTGCCACACCTGATGTGAGTCCcatggaggagctccggaaTTATAAAAGAAGGAGTGATGACAGTGAAGaatgagagaggaccaggcatgggacatttatgttgtgttttgttatGTTTATATGCGGCAGTCGTCCGTGAGGGACTGCcactttaatttcattttgtagtgtttatttattttgacattaaaGTGTATTATGAATGTTCGCTGGTTCCCACCTCCTTCTTTTATCCTCCGTGGGACTCGAGACCGGTGTGGCACACAGGTGATGCTTATTATCATTCACGCTACCGGCCTCACTCCGTTCCCACGGCTCTCGGCCTCACCCTGCTTACCACAGGGAATGACACTCAGAAAATATCCCTATTAGCTGACAGATATCACTGAAATAGGTGTGCTGAAATATCCCTCCTCTGTATTTTTTTAGAGATCACAACCATGTCTCAAACTGCTCCAATTTGGCCCAAGATACTAAAATCTGAACTGAAAAGAAGGAGagctcaatatgaactcaaacatatttcatcaaattctatctgactatctatctaaaCTATGCTGCCCACAATAATTTCATAGATTTCCCCTATTACTGTATTTCAACAATTTTAGCAGAAACATTCGAGACAAAGTTTAATCTGTGAAGAACTACGCTAACCCTCCTGAGCTATAAAAGAGCACATCTGATCAATAAAACTTTCCTCTAGGTTGCTCGGTCTCAGCAATACAGTGGTATCTTTGTGTGGTCTAAGAATAATGGTCTAATTCAGGTTTTAGAAATGGGGTGTGGCTAATTTAGTGGGCAAGTCTGGCAAAAGAATGGCTAACATCCTTTTTACAGCAGTTTTTAATTGCTCCAGTGCTTGATATCCTCATCATAACAGCTGGGAATTGTTGTCGCTATTTTCTTAATCAAACCAGCAGAGACAGAT
Encoded here:
- the slco5a1b gene encoding solute carrier organic anion transporter family member 5A1b isoform X2; translation: MIGRMESFHLFLGILAFRASLASAADRKFGCLFEEGLCLNYEVCLNDGMLGRCEAAPLTEVYTYDVTPATVQRFRMLLQRLAHRGLSWEDDVTQQVLASEFSKLRKVSLPLPEPRPQGYGTAVGDRRMKSSEAGVRKTLKYLQHLGLLPKTSHKVSKGAELQYYRPGEARPATDSSPPEFIPEVPYQSKSYPDLSQYQSDAAQAPQQEEGLDLLTAALQKYLSKNKPPQPDLGGRSRADRLFLKDGSTKSSASDSLTPVDESFIWKVLQNVGRHSVDVKSLKATDLDKLAVLIADALQVVEQQEGQGEAPRDLETQQHPEDEAEDMQYEDQHPESYAVDQTPEDSAQKQREADEESSSVTQKTDQTILPVTEGQTVEEEKRTMDNKDVGFLGKLLEYLDKTSSSETEPVDKGRGVSVETVHSRTTHREVGMQKKAIERVEEVEGWVQAAAIAPSSGLKENPAPHRKNMKVEDLQLDVQSNAKNDIYGYIITDTENLLTDKGLYLMGLLAHKAKIQMTDFSELSVVSPAVTFQVRPNAQNITTTDVANVAVNQKDELEKEAKVKIVEAGVTDRSKLNQIPTKYSRSESMKFLILTVISIICITGVLLASSVVYCLRHRSHHKLKEKLTNLGSDPTTDATATYQELCRQRMAVKPPVEKSDPIHSSRINSVSSQLSDGPIPSPSARTSTSSWSEEPAHSNMDISTGHMILAYMEDHLKNKNRLESEWEALCAYQAEPNATTIGQRDSNVKKNRMSTVIAYDHCRITLKVENNQGNSDYINASPIMDHDPRNPAYIATQGPLPSTVADFWQMVWESGCVVVVMLTPLSENGVKQCYHYWPDEGSNLYHIYEVNLVSEHVWCDDFLVRSFYLKNMQTNETRTVTQFHYHTWLNDRTPETSQTLLDFRRKVNKCYRGRSCPVIVHCSDGAGRTGTYILIDMVLNKMAKGAKEIDIAATLEHLRDQRPGMVQTKDQFEFALTTVAEEVNAILKVLPQ
- the slco5a1b gene encoding solute carrier organic anion transporter family member 5A1b isoform X1, yielding MIGRMESFHLFLGILAFRASLASAADRKFGCLFEEGLCLNYEVCLNDGMLGRCEAAPLTEVYTYDVTPATVQRFRMLLQRLAHRGLSWEDDVTQQVLASEFSKLRKVSLPLPEPRPQGYGTAVGDRRMKSSEAGVRKTLKYLQHLGLLPKTSHKVSKGAELQYYRPGEARPATDSSPPEFIPEVPYQSKSYPDLSQYQSDAAQAPQQEEGLDLLTAALQKYLSKNKPPQPDLGGRSRADRLFLKDGSTKSSASDSLTPVDESFIWKVLQNVGRHSVDVKSLKATDLDKLAVLIADALQVVEQQEGQGEAPRDLETQQHPEDEAEDMQYEDQHPESYAVDQTPEDSAQKQREADEESSSVTQKTDQTILPVTEGQTVEEEKRTMDNKQDVGFLGKLLEYLDKTSSSETEPVDKGRGVSVETVHSRTTHREVGMQKKAIERVEEVEGWVQAAAIAPSSGLKENPAPHRKNMKVEDLQLDVQSNAKNDIYGYIITDTENLLTDKGLYLMGLLAHKAKIQMTDFSELSVVSPAVTFQVRPNAQNITTTDVANVAVNQKDELEKEAKVKIVEAGVTDRSKLNQIPTKYSRSESMKFLILTVISIICITGVLLASSVVYCLRHRSHHKLKEKLTNLGSDPTTDATATYQELCRQRMAVKPPVEKSDPIHSSRINSVSSQLSDGPIPSPSARTSTSSWSEEPAHSNMDISTGHMILAYMEDHLKNKNRLESEWEALCAYQAEPNATTIGQRDSNVKKNRMSTVIAYDHCRITLKVENNQGNSDYINASPIMDHDPRNPAYIATQGPLPSTVADFWQMVWESGCVVVVMLTPLSENGVKQCYHYWPDEGSNLYHIYEVNLVSEHVWCDDFLVRSFYLKNMQTNETRTVTQFHYHTWLNDRTPETSQTLLDFRRKVNKCYRGRSCPVIVHCSDGAGRTGTYILIDMVLNKMAKGAKEIDIAATLEHLRDQRPGMVQTKDQFEFALTTVAEEVNAILKVLPQ